The Lepeophtheirus salmonis chromosome 1, UVic_Lsal_1.4, whole genome shotgun sequence genome has a segment encoding these proteins:
- the LOC121130805 gene encoding LOW QUALITY PROTEIN: autophagy-related protein 16-1-like (The sequence of the model RefSeq protein was modified relative to this genomic sequence to represent the inferred CDS: deleted 1 base in 1 codon), with protein sequence MDWRKSIYQELRRRNRRETGFADLIKRHGGGDLQGGGGGGGGFVGVRDEDSISVKSLEQKLFRVQEELTELHRKKGDNAQRVIDLSTALQYSQKEIQEKEKSLVENESLVLKLQQEIESLNEKLDELRDRNQLLNDEYQALHLALNSADHKLIEAQKENDRLLAQVMEFKERDVQLMNRENEIFLQKVQLQVQQQLREAAEEKTVHLPNEKNIQTVGQANLSTICATVRLPTKSYLKFIAHDGEVNCVAWNPHTSDLYTGGSDRKIKYWNIAKGVAENRGQLSGCNGSIMSLDFDTSGSLILGASGDFASRIWSVDGCRLRHTLTGHSGKVMSAKFLLDSTKFISGSQDRTIKVWDLQSRACISTKFAGSTCNDLVTNETMIISGHFDKKIRFYDCRNIGGSSSFGSDTHQSEIIVGGKITSLDLSKNGQYLLASTRENKIEITDLRNMKTTLNCLSGSGFQIGCDWARATFSPDSEYVACGTSDGSIFIWKYNSSNPERILKEFDSVVVAVAWQPSGNGLVSCDKNRNVVVWADI encoded by the exons ATGGATTGGCGTAAATCCATATATCAAGAGCTTCGGCGACGAAATCGTCGAGAAACGGGATTTGCAGACTTGATTAAGCGACATGGAGGAGGAGATTTGCAAGGAGGGGGAGGAGGAGGTGGCGGTTTTGTTGGAGTGCGTGACGAGGATTCCATTTCTGTAAAGAGTTTAGAGCAAAAACTCTTCAGAGTTCAAGAAGAACTCACAGAATTGCATCGA AAAAAAGGGGATAACGCACAACGAGTCATCGATCTTTCCACTGCTCTTCAGTACTCGCAAAAG GAGATccaagagaaagaaaaaagtcttGTAGAGAATGAATCCCTTGTCTTGAAGCTTCAACAAGAGATTGAATCTCTAAATGAAAAGTTAGATGAGCTTAGAGATAGGAATCAATTACTTAACGACGAGTATCAGGCTCTTCATCTAGCACTTAACTCTGCGGATCACAAGCTCATCGAGGCCCAAAAGGAAAATGACAGACTCTTGGCTCAAGTCATGGAATTCAAAGAAAGAGACGTTCAACTCATGAatagagaaaatgaaatttttcttcaaaaagttcaaCTACAGGTTCAACAGCAGTTACGTGAAGCTGCAGAAGAAAAAACGGTTCACTTACCCAATGA aaaaaacattcaaactGTCGGACAAGCTAATCTTTCCACGATTTGTGCGACCGTGCGACTGCCAACaaagtcttatttaaaatttatcgcACATGATGGAGAAGTCAATTGTGTTGCTTGGAATCCTCATACCTCTGATCTTTATACCGGTGGCTCAGATCgtaaaatcaaatattggaaCATTGCAAAGGGTGTAGCTGAGAATCGAGGACAGTTATCAGGTTGCAATGGTTCTATAATGTCTTTAGATTTTGATACTTCTGGATCCTTAATTCTTGGTGCTTCTGGTGATTTTGCTTCTCGAATTTGGAGTGTTGATGGTTGTCGATTGCGACATACATTAACAGGTCACTCGGGTAAAGTCATGAGTGCCAAATTTCTGTTAGACTCTACAAAGTTTATCTCTGGGAGCCAAGATCGTACAATAAAAGTATGGGACTTGCAATCAAGAGCCTGTATTTCCACAAAATTTGCTGGCTCAACCTGTAACGATTTAGTCACAAATGAAACAATGATTATATCTGGTcatttcgataaaaaaattcgtttttatGATTGTCGAAATATTGGAGGCTCTTCTTCATTTGGATCTGATACACATCAAAGCGAAATCATTGTTGGAGGCAAAATTACATCCCttgatctttcaaaaaatggtcAATATTTACTGGCATCCACACGTGAAAACAAAATTGAGATAACGGATCTTCGAAATATGAAAACAACTCTTAATTGTCTAAGTGGCTCTGGTTTTCAAATTGGTTGTGATTGGGCTAGAGCAACCTTCAGTCCTGATTCGGAATACGTCGCTTGTGGAACTTCTGATGGCTCAATATTTATATGGAAGTATAATTCATCCAATCCTGAGCGTATATTGAAAGAATTTGATTCGGTTGTGGTGGCAGTTGCTTGGCAGCCCTCTGGGAATGGACTTGTATCCTGTGATAAGAATAGAAATGTTGTTGTTTGGGCTGATATATAA